One genomic window of Desulfuromonas acetoxidans DSM 684 includes the following:
- the extKL gene encoding multiheme c-type cytochrome (seleno)protein ExtKL, protein MNRLRSISLSLLIVLLSATCVFAIGAGVGRDGTIAATKGKAKTLAELIEMYDSTACIDCHEEIHDDWAASPHARPMYGTGRTAATMITAMKNGFMSWAYSGVNGPEDVKVEHLMGCAKCHLPQLADAEDSVAVELVETLNSWYDAAKAGKADERAKYEETLLALNINCLICHNRMAITHKWTDGYPQSDTVYGFNEGEHEDEHFTKMKVSPIMNESIFCGQCHGLGPNFELENPTQCATLYGSYLWSYTAEGGHERCQECHMEKSGLGHKILSYSDPTMQEMAVDFDVEAFATRWRDGSKLTPKTVLKVKMTNRAGHAIPDGUPTPNRLVLSVRATTEEEGEIFTKDIIYMPTPQQFGRSDIMGRGPYEKSGIIEDTCLPPGKEVEERFDIFFPTDDVKNAAGKMVRETLEREMDVTVELWYLPFGNKRTSAQLWKEWEETITIKSDGLGSPR, encoded by the coding sequence ATGAATCGACTTAGAAGTATCAGCCTTTCGCTGCTGATCGTGCTGCTCAGCGCCACCTGCGTCTTCGCCATTGGCGCCGGCGTTGGTCGTGACGGCACCATCGCAGCCACCAAAGGCAAAGCCAAGACCCTGGCAGAGCTGATCGAGATGTATGACTCGACCGCCTGCATCGACTGTCACGAAGAGATTCACGACGACTGGGCGGCATCTCCCCACGCTCGTCCCATGTACGGCACCGGCCGCACCGCTGCCACCATGATCACCGCTATGAAAAACGGTTTCATGTCCTGGGCGTACTCCGGTGTTAATGGTCCGGAAGACGTTAAGGTTGAGCACCTGATGGGCTGCGCCAAGTGCCACCTGCCGCAACTGGCTGACGCCGAAGACAGCGTTGCCGTTGAGCTGGTTGAAACTCTCAACAGCTGGTACGATGCCGCCAAAGCCGGCAAAGCTGACGAGCGCGCCAAGTACGAGGAAACTCTGCTGGCCCTCAACATCAACTGCCTGATCTGTCACAACCGCATGGCCATCACTCACAAGTGGACCGACGGTTATCCGCAAAGCGATACCGTTTATGGCTTCAACGAAGGTGAGCACGAAGACGAGCACTTCACCAAAATGAAGGTCAGCCCGATCATGAACGAGTCGATCTTCTGTGGTCAGTGCCACGGTCTCGGCCCCAACTTCGAGCTGGAAAACCCCACCCAGTGCGCCACCCTGTACGGCAGCTACCTGTGGTCTTACACCGCTGAAGGTGGCCACGAGCGTTGCCAGGAATGCCACATGGAGAAATCCGGCCTGGGTCACAAGATCCTGAGCTACAGCGATCCCACCATGCAGGAAATGGCTGTTGACTTCGACGTCGAAGCCTTTGCCACCCGCTGGCGTGATGGCAGCAAGCTGACTCCGAAAACCGTCCTGAAAGTGAAAATGACCAACCGTGCCGGCCACGCAATCCCTGATGGCTGACCGACCCCTAACCGACTGGTTCTGTCGGTACGTGCAACAACTGAAGAAGAAGGGGAAATTTTCACCAAAGACATCATCTACATGCCGACGCCTCAGCAGTTCGGTCGCAGCGACATCATGGGTCGTGGACCTTACGAAAAGAGCGGCATCATCGAAGACACCTGTCTTCCTCCAGGAAAAGAAGTTGAAGAGCGTTTCGACATCTTCTTCCCCACGGATGACGTAAAAAATGCTGCCGGCAAAATGGTACGAGAAACTCTCGAGCGCGAGATGGACGTCACCGTTGAGCTGTGGTACCTGCCTTTCGGCAACAAGCGGACTTCTGCTCAATTGTGGAAAGAGTGGGAAGAAACTATCACGATCAAGTCAGATGGTCTTGGTAGCCCGCGCTAA
- a CDS encoding F0F1 ATP synthase subunit A, which translates to MQLSSDAVIFWSHGWFNLNLTIVTTWVLMVVLVGGSWLLTRRLAQQDRHTRLQALLEMIIIAMVDLLKDAGLKPARHYLPLIGTLFIFIALSNLLVIIPGYQAPTGSLSTTTALAVIVFVAVPYYGIRSQGVRDYLASYLKPVWIMLPFNLIGELSRTLALAVRLFGNMMSGAMIGAILLMIAPLIFPLLMNLLGLLTGMVQAYIFSVLAIVYIAAAIRIHPQ; encoded by the coding sequence ATGCAATTAAGCTCCGATGCCGTCATTTTCTGGAGCCATGGCTGGTTTAATCTCAACCTGACCATTGTCACCACCTGGGTGCTGATGGTGGTACTGGTCGGGGGAAGCTGGCTGCTGACACGGCGTCTGGCCCAACAAGACCGTCATACCCGGCTGCAGGCATTACTGGAGATGATTATCATTGCCATGGTCGACCTGCTCAAGGACGCCGGGCTGAAACCGGCCCGCCACTATCTGCCGCTGATCGGGACCCTGTTCATCTTTATCGCCCTATCCAACCTGCTGGTGATCATTCCCGGCTATCAGGCGCCGACCGGCTCGCTGTCAACCACCACGGCTCTGGCGGTGATCGTGTTTGTCGCTGTGCCTTATTACGGCATTCGCTCCCAGGGCGTCAGGGACTATCTGGCCTCGTATCTCAAGCCGGTATGGATCATGTTGCCGTTTAACCTCATCGGTGAGCTGTCGCGCACTCTGGCTCTGGCGGTGCGCCTGTTCGGCAACATGATGAGCGGTGCCATGATCGGTGCGATTTTACTGATGATCGCACCGTTGATTTTTCCGTTATTAATGAATCTGCTCGGTCTGCTCACCGGCATGGTTCAAGCGTACATTTTCTCGGTTTTGGCCATCGTTTATATTGCTGCGGCCATCCGAATTCATCCTCAATAG
- the atpD gene encoding F0F1 ATP synthase subunit beta, whose protein sequence is MDNKHPSTASEATFQGHVVAIRGSVVDVFFPEHLPEIHTLLHCPDLENIILEVASQLDASHVRAMALTPTQGLARQMVVTHNGTPLQAPVGHAILSRMFDVFGNPIDRKPPAENLQWRSVHQPSPPLSQRSTEPEVFETGIKVIDVLTPLERGGKTGLFGGAGVGKTVLLTEMIHNMVHQHEGVSLFCGIGERCREGEELYRDMQQAGVLDNMAMIFGQMNEPPGSRFRVGHAALTMAEYFRDDEHRDVLLLIDNIFRFIQAGSEISGLMGQMPSRLGYQPTLSTELSQLQERIANTETGAITSIQAVYVPADDFTDPAAVHTFSHLSASVVLSRKRASEGLYPAIDPLQSNSKMANPSIVGHHHDAIARQVRQTLAQYEEMKDIIAMLGLEQLSQKDRAIVSKARRLERFLTQPFFTTEQFSGMSGKLVNREQALEGCQQILAGEFDDCPEQALYMVGTIEEAREKWQTIQEKQQGGDDET, encoded by the coding sequence ATGGATAATAAACACCCCAGTACCGCAAGTGAAGCCACGTTCCAAGGTCACGTTGTTGCGATTCGCGGCAGTGTTGTCGATGTGTTTTTTCCCGAGCATCTTCCGGAGATCCACACGTTACTCCACTGCCCTGACCTGGAGAACATTATCCTCGAAGTCGCTTCGCAACTCGACGCTTCTCATGTGCGAGCCATGGCTTTAACCCCGACCCAGGGATTGGCCCGCCAGATGGTCGTCACTCACAACGGCACGCCCTTGCAGGCTCCGGTGGGCCACGCCATCCTGTCGCGCATGTTCGATGTGTTCGGCAACCCCATTGACCGTAAACCGCCTGCCGAGAATCTGCAATGGCGCTCGGTCCACCAACCGTCTCCGCCGTTGAGTCAACGTTCTACCGAACCTGAAGTTTTTGAAACCGGCATTAAGGTTATTGATGTGTTGACACCTTTGGAGCGCGGCGGAAAAACCGGCTTGTTCGGCGGCGCCGGTGTCGGAAAAACCGTGCTACTCACCGAAATGATTCACAACATGGTTCATCAGCATGAAGGGGTGAGCCTGTTCTGCGGCATTGGCGAACGCTGTCGTGAAGGGGAGGAACTGTATCGGGATATGCAACAAGCTGGCGTGCTCGACAACATGGCAATGATCTTCGGCCAGATGAACGAGCCGCCGGGCAGCCGCTTCCGCGTGGGTCACGCCGCCCTGACCATGGCCGAATATTTTCGCGATGATGAGCACCGCGACGTGTTGTTGCTCATCGACAACATCTTCCGCTTTATCCAAGCCGGTTCGGAGATCTCCGGGCTGATGGGCCAGATGCCGTCGCGTCTCGGTTACCAGCCGACTCTGAGCACCGAGCTGTCGCAACTGCAGGAACGCATTGCCAACACCGAGACCGGAGCGATCACCTCGATTCAGGCGGTGTATGTACCGGCGGATGATTTTACCGATCCGGCGGCAGTACATACCTTCTCGCACCTGTCCGCGTCTGTCGTCCTGTCGCGCAAGCGGGCCAGCGAAGGGCTGTACCCGGCCATCGACCCGCTGCAGTCCAATTCAAAAATGGCCAATCCATCGATTGTCGGCCACCATCACGACGCCATCGCCCGCCAGGTGCGTCAGACCCTGGCCCAGTATGAGGAGATGAAAGATATCATCGCCATGCTCGGCCTTGAACAGTTGTCACAAAAGGATCGGGCCATTGTCTCCAAGGCACGCCGCCTGGAACGCTTTCTCACTCAGCCGTTCTTCACCACCGAGCAGTTCAGCGGCATGAGCGGAAAACTGGTCAATCGTGAGCAGGCACTGGAGGGGTGTCAGCAGATTCTCGCCGGTGAGTTTGACGACTGCCCGGAGCAGGCCCTGTACATGGTCGGCACCATCGAGGAAGCGCGCGAAAAATGGCAGACCATTCAGGAGAAGCAACAGGGAGGTGACGATGAAACTTAG
- a CDS encoding alternate F1F0 ATPase, F1 subunit alpha has protein sequence MSDLFQQWIDSACTHLKQGVDALPDHVAIRESGRVTTVSTGIAKINGLPGVGAEERVEFPHGIEGIAFNVDADEVGVVLLGDYQYLHTGDEARRSGRVMDVPVGETLIGRVINPLGAPLDQQGPVNNQHRLPIERPAPAIMERAPVTTPLHTGIKVVDALVPIGRGQRELILGDRQTGKTAIAIDTILNQKGKNVRCVYCAIGQRSAAVARVIAELERRGAMDYTVVMVAEGNDPPGLSYIAPYAATTIAEEFMRQGDDVLIVYDDLTHHARAYRELSLLLRRPPGREAFPGDIFYIHSRLLERATHLHPDHGGGSLTALPIIETEAQNMSAYIPTNLISITDGQLYLSPTLFELGALPAIDVGKSVSRVGGKAQLEAYRRIAGNLKLAYAQFEELETFARFGTRLDESTQATINHGRRIRACLKQQQYSPVSVIEQLGVLQALNSGLFDPIDEESMATAEQTVRDAMKGLDEKQQQQLTGEATFDTAVMDEITALARRALTENAS, from the coding sequence ATGAGTGATCTTTTTCAGCAATGGATCGATTCGGCCTGCACCCACCTCAAACAGGGCGTGGATGCGTTACCGGATCACGTGGCCATCCGTGAATCGGGCCGCGTCACCACGGTTTCCACCGGCATTGCCAAAATCAACGGCTTGCCCGGTGTCGGTGCCGAGGAACGGGTTGAGTTTCCCCATGGTATTGAAGGAATTGCCTTCAATGTCGATGCCGACGAAGTCGGCGTGGTGCTGCTCGGTGATTATCAATATCTGCATACCGGCGATGAAGCACGACGCTCGGGGCGGGTCATGGATGTCCCCGTGGGCGAGACGCTGATCGGCCGGGTGATCAACCCACTGGGTGCGCCCCTCGACCAACAGGGGCCGGTCAACAATCAGCACCGCCTGCCCATTGAACGTCCGGCTCCGGCCATTATGGAACGGGCTCCGGTCACCACGCCGTTGCATACCGGCATCAAGGTGGTTGATGCCCTGGTACCCATCGGTCGCGGCCAGCGTGAGCTGATCCTCGGCGACCGCCAAACCGGCAAAACCGCCATCGCCATCGACACCATCCTCAACCAGAAGGGGAAAAATGTCCGCTGCGTCTACTGCGCCATCGGCCAGCGCTCCGCTGCCGTGGCACGGGTTATCGCCGAGCTGGAACGACGCGGCGCCATGGACTACACCGTGGTCATGGTGGCCGAGGGCAACGACCCTCCGGGCCTGTCATACATCGCCCCCTATGCCGCCACCACCATTGCTGAAGAGTTTATGCGCCAGGGCGATGATGTGCTGATTGTTTATGACGACCTGACCCACCACGCCCGCGCCTACCGCGAACTGTCACTATTGCTGCGCCGCCCGCCCGGCCGCGAGGCATTTCCCGGCGACATCTTCTATATCCACTCGCGGCTGCTTGAACGCGCCACCCACCTGCACCCGGACCACGGCGGCGGTTCGCTTACCGCCCTGCCGATTATCGAAACCGAAGCGCAGAACATGTCGGCGTATATCCCCACCAACCTGATCTCCATCACCGACGGACAACTGTATCTATCGCCCACCCTGTTTGAACTCGGCGCGCTGCCGGCCATTGATGTCGGCAAATCGGTGTCGCGGGTGGGCGGCAAAGCCCAACTCGAAGCGTACCGCAGGATTGCCGGTAACCTGAAACTCGCTTATGCCCAGTTTGAAGAACTGGAAACCTTTGCCCGCTTCGGCACCCGGCTCGATGAATCGACTCAGGCCACCATCAACCATGGCCGACGCATTCGCGCCTGCCTGAAACAACAGCAATACAGCCCGGTTTCGGTGATCGAACAGCTGGGCGTGCTGCAGGCTCTCAACAGTGGTCTGTTTGATCCGATTGATGAGGAGAGCATGGCGACCGCCGAACAAACCGTGCGCGATGCCATGAAGGGACTCGATGAGAAGCAACAGCAACAACTGACAGGGGAAGCAACCTTTGACACCGCGGTTATGGACGAGATCACAGCTCTGGCGCGCCGGGCACTGACGGAGAACGCATCATGA
- a CDS encoding F0F1 ATP synthase subunit epsilon, with protein sequence MKLSILLPSRIFASHDNVGHLVVETPNGALGFLPRRRDCITPISAGILTYRHDDGVERYVATDTGILVKTGLEVSVSVRHAVASDDLDELQQIVREEFLQLTEREQNVRMLFAKIESGFIRRLAEYRHE encoded by the coding sequence ATGAAACTTAGCATTTTACTGCCGTCTCGCATCTTCGCCAGCCATGACAACGTCGGCCACCTTGTTGTTGAGACTCCTAATGGCGCTCTGGGTTTTCTGCCGCGGCGGCGCGACTGTATCACACCGATCAGCGCGGGAATTCTCACCTATCGCCACGACGACGGCGTGGAACGGTATGTGGCCACGGATACCGGCATTCTGGTTAAAACCGGTCTGGAGGTATCGGTGTCGGTGCGCCATGCCGTGGCCAGTGATGATCTCGACGAACTGCAACAGATTGTCCGCGAAGAATTTTTACAACTCACGGAACGGGAGCAGAATGTGCGCATGTTGTTCGCTAAAATCGAAAGCGGTTTTATCCGTCGGCTGGCGGAGTATCGCCATGAGTGA
- a CDS encoding AtpZ/AtpI family protein: MSDRKPHQERFHETVDRKAQRKRTEQIRNQQPLWSGFSLFGIVGWSVAIPTLVAIAVGIWLDRHVQGGPSWTLTLLPIGIGLGCLAAWRWVSHEEQQIHHQPETQEEDNDDQ, translated from the coding sequence ATGAGTGATCGCAAGCCACATCAGGAGCGCTTTCACGAAACCGTTGATCGCAAAGCCCAGCGCAAGCGCACGGAGCAGATCCGCAATCAACAACCACTGTGGAGCGGCTTCAGCCTGTTCGGCATTGTCGGCTGGTCCGTGGCAATACCGACATTGGTGGCCATTGCCGTGGGCATCTGGCTGGACCGCCATGTGCAAGGCGGCCCATCGTGGACGTTGACGCTGCTGCCCATCGGCATCGGCCTTGGCTGTCTGGCGGCCTGGCGCTGGGTCTCCCACGAAGAGCAGCAGATTCACCATCAGCCGGAGACGCAAGAGGAGGACAATGATGACCAGTGA
- a CDS encoding H+-transporting two-sector ATPase B/B' subunit gives MLLDTFTIIAQLINFLILVWLLKRFLYKPLLDAIDKREQRLRDKQQEAEQREQQAQELQKQLIAQREELEQNRQQALDDIRTEAATLKQHLSEQVRRDVDNKRQVWHDQLCSEQEAESLRIHQRIENELLSSLQHMLEQLADRSLEQQSLRVFMDKLHHLDDTEKQELTTALASASKPPRLVTSAPLEDQEQQWISEQLHQALDCKNVVFETQADLLCGAELLTDGHKVSWTLASQLADLSDHLRQTHASSQPCDDNTEQDNE, from the coding sequence ATGCTATTGGATACCTTTACCATCATTGCCCAGCTGATCAATTTCCTGATCCTGGTCTGGCTGCTCAAGCGTTTTCTCTACAAACCGCTGCTGGACGCCATCGACAAACGTGAGCAACGGTTGCGTGACAAACAGCAGGAAGCCGAACAGCGTGAGCAACAGGCCCAAGAGCTGCAAAAACAACTCATCGCGCAGCGCGAAGAGCTGGAACAAAATCGTCAGCAGGCACTGGATGACATCCGCACCGAAGCGGCAACACTGAAGCAACACCTCAGTGAACAAGTGCGCCGCGACGTCGACAACAAGCGGCAGGTCTGGCATGACCAGTTATGCTCCGAACAGGAAGCGGAAAGCCTGCGCATCCACCAACGCATTGAAAATGAACTGCTGTCATCGTTGCAGCACATGCTCGAACAGCTTGCTGACCGCTCTCTGGAACAACAGAGTCTGCGGGTGTTCATGGACAAACTCCACCACCTCGACGACACAGAAAAGCAGGAACTGACAACGGCGCTGGCCAGCGCATCAAAACCACCTCGTCTGGTCACCAGCGCACCACTCGAGGATCAGGAGCAACAGTGGATCTCTGAACAACTGCACCAGGCCCTCGACTGTAAAAATGTGGTGTTTGAAACTCAGGCTGACTTGCTATGCGGTGCCGAACTGCTGACTGACGGCCATAAAGTCAGTTGGACGCTGGCCAGCCAATTGGCCGATCTGTCGGATCACTTGCGCCAGACCCATGCCTCGTCACAGCCTTGTGACGACAACACGGAGCAGGACAATGAGTGA
- a CDS encoding F0F1 ATP synthase subunit gamma, whose amino-acid sequence MSDTLLGLQRKINSATDLAGVVRTMKALAASSINQYEEAVESLRHYGHTVDLGLSACLRALPANFKNNQQDPPLTLVLIFGSDQGLVGQFNESLVAFALKKLPRNKPRHLIAIGERIAGQLETHNHAADQVYRIPTSVDSITELGIDLQLDNADLSLTPQRHGMQVFYNAPHLGTTYVPRMRTILPLDLAWQEELSRLDWPSSALPEICGRLDDTFIALLKEYLFISFFQACAESLASENICRLTAMQRAEKNIQDQLDSLQRTYHRRRQDTIDAELFDVTFGFEQLNHEGR is encoded by the coding sequence ATGAGCGACACCCTGCTCGGCCTGCAACGCAAAATCAACAGCGCCACCGATCTCGCCGGAGTAGTGCGCACCATGAAAGCGCTGGCCGCTTCCAGCATCAATCAATACGAAGAAGCTGTAGAATCGTTACGCCATTACGGCCACACGGTTGATCTGGGTCTGAGTGCTTGCCTGCGCGCCCTGCCGGCGAACTTCAAAAACAACCAACAAGACCCGCCACTGACCTTGGTGCTGATCTTCGGCTCAGATCAAGGACTGGTCGGCCAGTTCAATGAAAGTCTGGTGGCCTTTGCCCTGAAAAAACTTCCCAGAAACAAGCCCCGGCATTTGATTGCCATCGGCGAACGGATTGCCGGTCAGCTTGAGACGCACAACCATGCCGCCGATCAAGTGTATCGCATACCGACCAGCGTTGATTCAATCACTGAATTGGGCATTGATCTGCAGCTCGACAATGCCGATCTTAGCCTGACACCGCAACGTCATGGTATGCAGGTCTTTTACAATGCGCCCCATCTCGGCACCACCTATGTCCCGCGCATGCGGACCATCCTGCCGCTCGACCTCGCGTGGCAGGAGGAATTGAGTCGCCTCGACTGGCCATCTTCGGCACTGCCCGAGATCTGCGGCCGCCTTGACGATACCTTCATCGCCTTGCTCAAGGAGTATCTGTTCATCTCGTTTTTTCAGGCATGCGCCGAATCTCTGGCCAGTGAAAACATCTGCCGTTTGACGGCCATGCAACGGGCGGAAAAGAACATTCAGGACCAGCTCGACAGCCTGCAGCGCACCTATCACCGTCGCCGCCAGGACACCATTGACGCCGAGCTGTTCGATGTGACCTTTGGCTTTGAACAGCTCAACCATGAAGGTCGTTGA
- the extJ gene encoding selenite/tellurite reduction operon protein ExtJ — translation MKKMIVLMATAAFIGGLCSAAFASVDGEVVKVRGSKVTVEVSRSDAKKISKGDKVEMDIEKGAAAAPSGGNDMLTGC, via the coding sequence ATGAAAAAAATGATCGTTCTGATGGCTACTGCTGCATTTATCGGTGGCCTGTGCTCTGCTGCTTTCGCCAGCGTCGATGGCGAAGTTGTTAAAGTTCGCGGTAGCAAAGTAACAGTAGAAGTTTCCCGCTCTGACGCTAAAAAAATCTCCAAAGGCGACAAAGTTGAGATGGATATCGAAAAAGGCGCTGCTGCCGCACCTTCCGGCGGCAACGATATGCTGACTGGTTGCTAA
- a CDS encoding family 1 encapsulin nanocompartment shell protein, producing the protein MDLLRRELAPISPQGWSEIDTMARETLVANLSGRKFIDMDGPHGIGHACVTLGRLAVSKDSSDGNVGYGLHQVQPLMEARVNFSLETWELDNIERGAKDIQLDALVQACRDIALFEERAIYQGFEPAAIAGLHDTVKGEEIDLSLDMDVIVDAVSEGQTRMLKEGVEGGANLVVSPTIWKFLARSTPGGTLRSIIETQIGGQVIYSELVKDALLAASRGGDVELTVGQDLSVGYHSHTASEIHLFITESFTFRVVAPEALVGFTLA; encoded by the coding sequence ATGGATTTACTACGTCGAGAACTCGCTCCCATCAGTCCGCAAGGGTGGAGTGAAATTGATACCATGGCCCGAGAAACCCTGGTGGCTAACCTTTCCGGGCGCAAATTTATTGATATGGACGGCCCCCACGGCATCGGCCATGCCTGTGTCACCTTAGGACGCCTGGCTGTGAGTAAAGACAGCAGCGATGGCAATGTCGGCTATGGACTCCATCAAGTGCAACCGTTGATGGAAGCGCGGGTTAACTTCAGTCTCGAAACTTGGGAGCTGGATAATATTGAGCGGGGTGCCAAGGATATTCAGCTCGATGCTTTGGTGCAGGCGTGTCGCGATATTGCCCTGTTTGAGGAAAGGGCCATCTACCAGGGATTTGAACCGGCGGCCATTGCCGGTCTGCACGATACTGTCAAAGGGGAAGAGATTGACCTGTCTCTGGATATGGATGTGATTGTCGATGCTGTGTCCGAAGGGCAAACCCGTATGCTTAAAGAGGGGGTGGAAGGCGGCGCCAACCTGGTCGTTTCGCCGACCATCTGGAAGTTCCTTGCCCGCAGCACTCCCGGCGGAACTCTGCGTTCCATCATCGAAACACAGATCGGTGGTCAGGTGATCTATTCTGAACTGGTCAAAGATGCTCTGCTGGCTGCCAGCCGCGGCGGAGATGTGGAGTTGACCGTTGGTCAGGATCTGTCGGTCGGCTATCACAGCCATACCGCCAGTGAAATCCATCTGTTTATTACCGAGTCATTTACTTTCCGGGTGGTGGCTCCCGAAGCCCTTGTTGGTTTTACCCTGGCCTGA
- the modD gene encoding ModD protein: protein MFINQTMVDQWIEEDVPGLDLTSHLLEMAAIDARMCFATRHETTVAGVTEAAGVFRRLGAEVVLHAQSGQALAAGETLMEVSGNAEALHAGWRVALNLLEYAGGIATRTAGLVSKAQKEGVARICGTRKAFPGARRLSQQALIAGGGIPHRLGLGESVLIFAHHYDLIGFERFVDRLPALKAAAPEKKIGVEVTTLQQARQVAARGADSVQLDKCSVEELNEMVTVLKRDFPDLLVIAAGGINGDNVAAYAATGVDLLVTSWMYFGKPADISAHMTRC, encoded by the coding sequence GTGTTTATCAACCAGACCATGGTGGATCAATGGATTGAAGAGGATGTGCCGGGATTGGACCTCACCTCGCATTTACTGGAGATGGCGGCCATTGATGCACGGATGTGCTTTGCCACGCGTCATGAGACAACTGTGGCTGGCGTGACCGAAGCCGCCGGAGTCTTTCGTCGTCTCGGGGCCGAGGTGGTGTTGCATGCCCAGAGCGGACAAGCTCTGGCTGCGGGGGAAACCCTCATGGAGGTGTCTGGAAATGCCGAGGCCCTTCATGCGGGCTGGCGGGTGGCTCTCAATCTGCTCGAATATGCCGGAGGCATTGCCACGCGCACCGCCGGTCTGGTGTCCAAAGCACAAAAGGAAGGTGTGGCGCGAATTTGTGGTACGCGTAAGGCATTTCCCGGTGCACGACGGCTTTCACAACAGGCGTTGATCGCCGGGGGCGGAATCCCTCATCGTTTGGGGTTGGGGGAGAGCGTACTGATTTTTGCCCACCACTACGACCTGATCGGCTTTGAGCGTTTCGTCGACCGCTTACCGGCCCTTAAAGCGGCTGCCCCGGAAAAGAAAATCGGCGTGGAAGTAACCACTCTCCAACAGGCGCGTCAAGTGGCGGCCCGTGGTGCCGACAGTGTGCAGTTGGATAAATGCAGTGTCGAAGAGCTCAATGAAATGGTGACGGTGTTGAAACGCGATTTTCCCGACCTGCTGGTGATTGCCGCCGGAGGCATTAATGGCGACAATGTTGCTGCCTATGCCGCAACCGGAGTTGATCTGCTGGTCACCAGCTGGATGTATTTTGGCAAGCCGGCGGATATCAGTGCACACATGACGCGTTGTTGA
- a CDS encoding CDGSH iron-sulfur domain-containing protein, giving the protein MSKMNNDAGMPIALTLEPGTYYRCTCGRSENLPFCDGHHQGGKSVPLQFEVLEKKKVYLCSCGKSERQPLCDGQCGTDLSLL; this is encoded by the coding sequence ATGTCAAAAATGAATAATGATGCCGGAATGCCCATTGCCCTGACTTTGGAACCCGGTACCTACTACCGTTGTACCTGTGGCAGATCCGAGAACTTGCCGTTTTGCGATGGCCACCATCAGGGTGGAAAGAGTGTGCCGTTGCAGTTTGAGGTGCTGGAAAAGAAGAAGGTCTATCTGTGCAGTTGCGGCAAAAGTGAGCGACAGCCGTTGTGTGATGGCCAATGTGGGACGGATCTTTCTTTGCTGTAA
- a CDS encoding ATP synthase subunit I, translating into MMTSDWLGGALAVSVGFILGLIFFAGLWWTVKRAVTSPHPALWFIGSMLIRVAITLVGFYWVSADQWWRLLLCTAGFIVARPVVSRTVNQPDTGRRTPCN; encoded by the coding sequence ATGATGACCAGTGACTGGTTGGGTGGCGCATTAGCCGTCAGTGTCGGCTTTATCCTCGGCCTGATCTTCTTTGCCGGGTTGTGGTGGACCGTGAAACGGGCCGTCACTTCGCCGCATCCGGCACTGTGGTTTATCGGCAGCATGCTGATTCGGGTGGCTATCACCCTGGTGGGCTTTTACTGGGTCAGTGCTGATCAATGGTGGCGGTTGTTACTCTGCACCGCCGGGTTTATCGTGGCGCGGCCGGTGGTATCACGCACTGTCAACCAACCCGACACAGGCAGGAGGACACCATGCAATTAA
- a CDS encoding F0F1 ATP synthase subunit C — protein sequence MEAQTWIAMISIFTAGITIAIGSIGSALGEGRAVASALTSLAQQPDSASTITRTLFVGLAMVESTAIYCFVVSMIVLFANPFWNHFLEAAGG from the coding sequence ATGGAAGCGCAAACCTGGATCGCTATGATCTCCATTTTCACTGCCGGTATCACCATCGCCATCGGCTCCATCGGCTCGGCACTTGGCGAAGGACGCGCTGTGGCCTCGGCCTTGACATCCCTGGCCCAGCAGCCCGATTCCGCTTCGACCATTACCCGCACCCTGTTTGTCGGTTTGGCCATGGTTGAATCAACGGCTATTTACTGTTTTGTCGTGTCGATGATCGTGCTGTTCGCCAATCCGTTCTGGAACCATTTCCTGGAGGCGGCAGGAGGGTAA